TCTGTCTGATGGCCTATCCCCGGTTCGAGGCCCCCAATCCGCAACTCAAAAAGATGGTGCTGCGGCGGCGCTATTGGCTTTATTATGCGTTGCAATTCATGGCGGGCGCGCGGCGGCAGATTTTCATCGTCTTTGCGGGCTTCATGATGGTCGAGAAATTCGGCTTTGAGGTGCATGAGGTGACAGCGCTCTTTCTCATCAATCTTGTGGTCAACATGATTTTCGCACCGCTGATGGGCAAGGCCGTGTTCCACTTTGGCGAGCGGCGCACGCTGATGTTTGAATATGCCGGGCTGGCGATTGTGTTTCTGGCCTATGGTGGCATCTATTTCTTTGGTTGGGGCGTGGTGCTGGCGGCGACGCTCTATGTGATCGACCATATCCTGTTTTCGCTGGCTCTGGCGCTCAAGACCTATTTTCAGAAGATTGCCGATCCCGGTGATATTGCGCCCACCGCGGCCGTGGCTTTTACCATCAACCATATTGCGGCGGTTTTTCTGCCTGCGGCACTGGGCTATCTGTGGCTGGTGTCGCCTGCGGCGGTGTTTTTTGGGGCGGCGGGCATGGCGGGAATTTCCTTTGGCCTTGCGCTGTTGATCCCGCGCCATCCGGAGCCAGGCAATGAGACGATCTTTGCCCGGTTTCTGCCTGCCCCCGCCGAATGATCCCGATCCTCTGAAAAGGAAACTGCATGCCGACCTATACCGCCCTCACTACCCTGCCCGGACGCGCCAATGCCGAGGCGCTGGCCGAAGCGTTGGAACATCTGGAGCCGGAACCAACCGGAGTTGGCTCGTTCGAGATGGAGGATGGATCGGGCCTTTGGGAAATCGGTGCCTATTTCGAGACGGCCCCCGATGAGGTGGCGCTGGCGCTTTTGGCCAAGATGCACGGGGCCAAGCCCTTTGTTATCTCCGAACTGCCCGAGGTGGATTGGGTGGCCAAGGTACGCCGGGATTTAACGCCCGTCGTGGCGGGGCGGTTCTTTGTCTATGGCAGCCATGATGCCGATAAGGTGCCCCAGGATTGCGAGCCGCTTTTGATCGAGGCGGCGATGGCCTTTGGCACCGGGCATCATGGCACGACGCAGGGCTGTCTCAAGGCGCTGGATCGTTTGGCGCATACCGGCTTTGTTGGGCGGTCGGTGCTCGATCTGGGATGCGGCACGGCGGTGCTCGCGATGGCGGCGGCACGGATCTGGCCCGGTGTGATGCTGGCCAGCGATATCGACGCGGTGGCGGTTGAAGTGGCGAACGCCAATGTCACGGCCAATGCGCTGGAGGGGCGGGTGGAGTGTATCGAAGCCGAAGGGCTGGAGCATCCGCGCCTGAGTGCTGCGGCACCTTATGATCTGGTTTTTGCCAATATCCTGAAAGGGCCGTTAATCCTGCTGGCACCGGGGATCACGGCGGCGCTGACGCCGGGCGGTAAGGTGATTCTCTCGGGTATTTTGAACGAGCAAGCGGATGAAGTGCGCGACGTTTATTGCGCGCTTGGAAACAGTCTTGAGCATCGCGAAGAGATTGGTGACTGGACCACGTTGACCCTATCTAAAAGTCTATAAAAATGCGTCAGGATTGGGGCTGACCCGCACGGTTGCCTTGGTTTTGCCACAATTTGGACCTAGCTTTTCCTCATCGCGGTGGGGGTCGTGATAATGGGATGTCTCGATATGAGTGACGCATTTCAGGGGTTCGACTCGCGCCTTAAGGCGATTGGCCGCAAGCGCACGCGACTGGCGCAGGGCTATGTCAGCAAAGTCGGCAAAGACGGTCTGATCATTTTCCGCCCCAAGCGGCGCAAGAGCGGACTTCCCCTACGCGGTCTTTTCTATCTCGCGCTTGGTTTTACCTTTTTCAAGGCGGTGATCATCGCGCATTTGGGCGCGCCGCTCTATGGTGATCGGCTGGCGCAATTGGCGCAAGGCAGCATTGTGGAACAGGCGGGCGCCGTTGTGATGCAGACTGATCCGGTCAGTGAACTGCTTTCGACCTATATTCGGCCGATCCTGCGCTGAACGCAGGCGAACTGGACAGAAAAAAACCCGCGCGGTTGATACCGGCGCGGGCTTTTTCATGTGATCTGAGGCAGTGATCAGATCTGGCGTGCCACCAGATCGATGTCGCCACGGCTCAGGCCGATGTCGTCAAGTTCGCGATCCGAAAGGCGCGACAGGGCGGCGCGGGTGGCGCGACGTTCGTTCCATGCAGCAAGAACCGAGAAGGCGCGGGCAAAGATTGCGCCGAAACCGGCGTGAGAAGCGTGTGAGCGGGTGCTATCAAGAGCGGCCATGATTTTATTCCTAGTGAATGAGGGGACAGAGCATGTCTGTTTCTGAGCCGCAGGTAATCCCCACCTATCGTTCTCGCAAGGCGAGTTTATTGCATAGTTCTTATGCGTTTTATGCATGGGTATAACAAGGCGTAACCACATTGTTTTTAAAGGGTTTAATATTTCGCCGCACATGCGTGCCATCCCAAAGCGCGACATTTCTGCAACGCAGCGATGGCAAAACGGGCAGTTTATGAACGCGCATTCTGCTTGGTGCTTGTTCTCGTTTCGTGCTATTGCTGAAAAAAACCAGAACGGGCAGGGCAGTGAGATGCGGGTATTGGGCATTGATCCGGGGTTGCGCAACCTCGGTTGGGGCGTGATTGAGGTGTCGGGCAGCAGGCTAAGCCATGTGGCCAATGGCATCTGCCATTCAAGCGGCCCTGATCTCGCGGCGCGGCTCTTGTCGCTCTATGAGCAGCTCACGGATATTCTGCACCGGTTTGATCCGCAGGCGGCGGCGGTCGAGCAGACCTTTGTCAACAAGGATGGGGCGGGCACGCTGAAACTGGGACAGGCGCGGGGCATTGCCTTGCTCGTGCCGGCGCAATACGGGCTGACGGTGGGGGAATATTCGCCCAACACGGTCAAGAAAACGGTGGTGGGCGTGGGCCATGCCGCCAAGGAACAGGTGGCGCATATGGTCAAGGTGCAATTGCCGGGCGTTGTGCTGGCCGGGCCGGACGCGGCGGATGCGCTGGCGATTGCGATCTGTCATGCGCATCACGCGCGGTCCTCAGACATGCTGGCGCGGGCGGTGGCGAGGGCCAGCGCATGATCGGGCGTGTCGCCGGACGGATTGATTATCGCGGAACCGATCATGTGCTGATCGACGTGCGCGGGGTCGGCTATCTGGTCTATTGTTCCGAGCGGACGCTGTCGGCGCTGCCTGCAGTCGGCGGCATGGCCGCGCTCTATACGGATTTGCTGGTGCGCGAAGACCTCTTGCAGCTTTTCGGCTTTCCCACGCTGGTGGAAAAGGAATGGCACCGCCTGCTGATGAGCGTGCAGGGGGTGGGGGCCAAGGCCTCGCTTGCTATTCTGGGGGCGCTTGGACCGGATGGCGTTGGCCGGGCGATTGCGATTGGGGATTGGAATTCCGTAACGGCGGCCAAGGGCATCGGGGCCAAGACCGCGCAGCGCGTGGTCAACGAATTGAAGGACAAGGCCCCGCTGGTGATGGCGATGGGCGCGGCCCCGGCCCCTATGCCCGCCGCGCCGGACACAGGCGAGGTGATCGAGACTGCATCTGTGCCCACACCCCCTGTGCCCCCCAGCCCCGGGGCACAGGCCGAGGCGCTGTCGGCGCTGACCAATCTGGGCTATACCCCCGGCGAGGCGGCGGGTGCCGTGGCGCAGGTGGCGGGTGAGACGCCCGAGGCCACCACAGCGGAGTTGATCCGCGCCGCGTTGCGGCGGCTGGCACCGAAAGGGTAAAGCATGACTGAGCCAGACCCGACCCTGCGCGGCGCAGCTTTGCCAGAGGATCAGGACCGCAGCCTGCGGCCCCAAGCCCTGTCGGAATTCATCGGGCAGCGCGAGGCGCGGGCCAATCTGGCGGTGTTCATCCAATCGGCGCGGCAGCGCGGCGATGCGATGGATCACACGCTGTTTCACGGCCCCCCCGGCCTGGGCAAGACGACGCTGGCGCAGATCATGGCGCGCGAATTGGGGGTGGGCTTTCGCATGACCTCTGGCCCGGTGCTGGCCAAGGCCGGGGATCTGGCGGCGATCCTGACCAATCTGGAGCGCAACGATGTGCTCTTTATCGACGAAATCCACCGTCTTAACCCAGCGGTGGAAGAGGTGCTCTATCCCGCGATGGAGGATTTCGAATTGGATCTGGTGATCGGCGAGGGGCCAGCGGCGCGCACCGTGCGGATCGAATTGCAGCCCTTCACCTTGGTGGGCGCGACGACGCGGCTGGGCCTGCTGACAACGCCCTTGCGGGATCGGTTCGGCATCCCGACGCGGTTGCAATTCTACGAGATTGACGAGCTGCACGAGATCGTGACGCGCAACGCCAAGCTCTTGAACATTCCCACCGATCCTGATGGCGCGCGCGAAATTGCCCGCCGCGCGCGCGGCACCCCGCGTATTGCTGGGCGTTTGCTGCGCCGCGTGGTGGATTTTGCCGTGGTGGAAGGGGGCGGGAAGATCAGCCGCGCGCTGGCCGATAGTTCGCTGACCCGGCTGGGAGTGGATCATCTGGGGCTGGATGGCGCCGACCGGCGCTATCTGCGCCTGATTGCCGAGGCTTATCAGGGCGGGCCGGTGGGAATCGAGACCATCAGTGCGGCGCTGAGTGAGAGCCGCGATGCGCTGGAAGAGGTGATCGAGCCGTTTCTCTTGCAACAGGGCCTGATCCAACGCACCCCGCGCGGGCGGATGCTGGCGCAAGGTGGCTGGGCGCATCTGGGGCTGGCCGCACCTGGGCCGAAAGGGCAGAGTGATCTTTTCGGCAAGTGACGCGTCGGGGGCGGGCGTTGAAGGTGAGTATTTTCACCAAGAAGAATGCTGGATTTGCGAGACGCAACTTGGCTTGATACATGGGCGCAAAAATCGGAGACCTGCCCATGACCGACACCCTGACACCTGACGAGATCGCGGCGCTGTTTACGCGTGCGGATGGGCAATTTCTCTTTGCTCGCTGGGGGCGGCCCATTGTGCCGGTGGTGTTTGGCACGGATGACGCGACGCTGAGCGTGGTCAAGGGCGCGGTCGAGGCGGTGGTGGCGCTGGCGGGGCATCAAATGGCCGAGACCGACCCGGAACTGGGGGCGAACCTCATGCTCTTTTTCTTTCGCGACTGGCGGGAATTGCCTGAGGTGCCGGGGCTGGACCGGCTGATCCCCGATCTTGGCCCGCTGGTGGCCAAGCTGGAGGCGACCGAGGCCAATCAATACCGCATTTTTCGCTTTGACGAGCGGGGCGCGATCCGGGCCTGTTTCGTCTTTCTGAGGATGGACGTGCATCTGAGTGCGGTTCCCGCCGAGACATTGGCGCTGAGCCAGATCGTGCAGAGCGTGCTGCTATGGTCGGATGCCGCGTTTCAGGATCGCTCGGCTCTGGCGGCCCTGCCGGGGGGCGCTGTGGTGTTGCGGCCCGAGATTGGGGCGCTGATCCGGGCCAGTTATGATCCGGTCCTGCCCATGGTCAGCCAAGAGCCAAGCCACGCGCTGCGGCTGGCGGCCCGGCTTGGGCAGAGCGGCGCGCATTGAGCTTGCAAAGCGCGGCGGCGGGACGGAAACGTCTTGACCGAATCTGCCGGATTGGCCTTAGTGCCTCCGTATCTGGGGGAATGTTTAATGAGGAACGCTATTGGTGGGGTGGTGTTGCTTCTGGCCGGGGTTTTGGCCGGGCATTCTCAGGCGCAGGGCTGTGGCGGCAGCTATGTGGTGCAACGCGGCGATAGCCTGACGCTGATTGCAGCCAGTTTTTATCAGGATGCGGGCAAATGGACCGCGATCCACTCTGCCAACATAGATCAGATCGGCGAAGACCCCAACAACCTGCGGGCGGGTATGCAGTTGCGGCTGCGCTGTATTGACGGCAGGCCAACGGGTCTGGAGGGCGGTACGACCGCGCCAGCTTTGCCACTTGCCGCCGCTGCGCCGCTGGTTGTAACCCCCGGCAATGCCGCCACCCGGCGCAAGATCAATATCCTGACAGGGGGCGATTTCTGGCCCTTCACCGACAGGGACGCGCCGAATGGTGGGATGCTGACCGAGGTGGTGCAGGCGGCGATGCAGTCGGCCAATCCGACGCAGGGTTTTGCCATCCATTGGGTTGATGACTGGGCGGCGCATCAAGAGCCGCTCTTGTCCAATGCGCTTTTGGATATCGGGTTTCCTTGGCTC
The nucleotide sequence above comes from Roseovarius mucosus. Encoded proteins:
- a CDS encoding MFS transporter; this encodes MRPQFPLGRAQELPFWRRPVTLLFLMAAAMPVAFATWSALLNNFVIEVAGFNGSDIGWLHTVREIPGFLAIGVIALIMFMHEQVLALVSLLLLGVATAITAHFPSLGGILAITMLSSIGFHYFETVNQSLQLQWLDKLRAPQMLGWLMAGGSAATLVAYVLIVLTWQAFDLSYNFVYMVSGGFTAVIAVFCLMAYPRFEAPNPQLKKMVLRRRYWLYYALQFMAGARRQIFIVFAGFMMVEKFGFEVHEVTALFLINLVVNMIFAPLMGKAVFHFGERRTLMFEYAGLAIVFLAYGGIYFFGWGVVLAATLYVIDHILFSLALALKTYFQKIADPGDIAPTAAVAFTINHIAAVFLPAALGYLWLVSPAAVFFGAAGMAGISFGLALLIPRHPEPGNETIFARFLPAPAE
- a CDS encoding 50S ribosomal protein L11 methyltransferase, yielding MPTYTALTTLPGRANAEALAEALEHLEPEPTGVGSFEMEDGSGLWEIGAYFETAPDEVALALLAKMHGAKPFVISELPEVDWVAKVRRDLTPVVAGRFFVYGSHDADKVPQDCEPLLIEAAMAFGTGHHGTTQGCLKALDRLAHTGFVGRSVLDLGCGTAVLAMAAARIWPGVMLASDIDAVAVEVANANVTANALEGRVECIEAEGLEHPRLSAAAPYDLVFANILKGPLILLAPGITAALTPGGKVILSGILNEQADEVRDVYCALGNSLEHREEIGDWTTLTLSKSL
- a CDS encoding DUF1127 domain-containing protein, producing the protein MAALDSTRSHASHAGFGAIFARAFSVLAAWNERRATRAALSRLSDRELDDIGLSRGDIDLVARQI
- the ruvC gene encoding crossover junction endodeoxyribonuclease RuvC, which translates into the protein MRVLGIDPGLRNLGWGVIEVSGSRLSHVANGICHSSGPDLAARLLSLYEQLTDILHRFDPQAAAVEQTFVNKDGAGTLKLGQARGIALLVPAQYGLTVGEYSPNTVKKTVVGVGHAAKEQVAHMVKVQLPGVVLAGPDAADALAIAICHAHHARSSDMLARAVARASA
- the ruvA gene encoding Holliday junction branch migration protein RuvA translates to MIGRVAGRIDYRGTDHVLIDVRGVGYLVYCSERTLSALPAVGGMAALYTDLLVREDLLQLFGFPTLVEKEWHRLLMSVQGVGAKASLAILGALGPDGVGRAIAIGDWNSVTAAKGIGAKTAQRVVNELKDKAPLVMAMGAAPAPMPAAPDTGEVIETASVPTPPVPPSPGAQAEALSALTNLGYTPGEAAGAVAQVAGETPEATTAELIRAALRRLAPKG
- the ruvB gene encoding Holliday junction branch migration DNA helicase RuvB; this translates as MTEPDPTLRGAALPEDQDRSLRPQALSEFIGQREARANLAVFIQSARQRGDAMDHTLFHGPPGLGKTTLAQIMARELGVGFRMTSGPVLAKAGDLAAILTNLERNDVLFIDEIHRLNPAVEEVLYPAMEDFELDLVIGEGPAARTVRIELQPFTLVGATTRLGLLTTPLRDRFGIPTRLQFYEIDELHEIVTRNAKLLNIPTDPDGAREIARRARGTPRIAGRLLRRVVDFAVVEGGGKISRALADSSLTRLGVDHLGLDGADRRYLRLIAEAYQGGPVGIETISAALSESRDALEEVIEPFLLQQGLIQRTPRGRMLAQGGWAHLGLAAPGPKGQSDLFGK
- a CDS encoding transporter substrate-binding domain-containing protein, which encodes MRNAIGGVVLLLAGVLAGHSQAQGCGGSYVVQRGDSLTLIAASFYQDAGKWTAIHSANIDQIGEDPNNLRAGMQLRLRCIDGRPTGLEGGTTAPALPLAAAAPLVVTPGNAATRRKINILTGGDFWPFTDRDAPNGGMLTEVVQAAMQSANPTQGFAIHWVDDWAAHQEPLLSNALLDIGFPWLKPECANDPESYGCANLLYSGSMFEVLMLLFVDKSRPMAFQSDADMQGKTLCRPAGYPTFMLDQRGRNWLKNGVITLKTPQSPGDCLRLLVEGEVDGVVLNEFLGRGKIKDMGLGERVGVAEGKPISIEGMHMVVHRSHPDGPAFLAVFERGLADIRANGRYQSIIEAHMSRVWAGF